One Flavobacteriales bacterium genomic window, TTACTTTACACGCAACGAGAAGAAGAAGCCTGGTCATCTGGCAACAAGGATTTCAAGTTCAAACGCAGCTATTTCGACCTGATCAATGAAGTGGTTGCGGCTTCGGTGATTGATGATGTGATGCTCAATTCGCCAGTAACGCAAGTCGATTATTCGGGCGATAAAGCGATTGTAACGATTGCCAATGGCGATACATTCGAAGCGGACCGCATTCTCATAACCGCTTCGGTGGCTGTATTGAAAACTGGCAGTATAGGTTTCACTCCTGCCCTTCCGCAATCCAAACTGCATGCTATTCAAAGCATCGGGATGGATGCAGGCATGAAAGTCTTGCTCAAATTCAATCAGAATTTCTGGAACGGTACGAGTTTGATAGGTGCCGAAAATTCGCCTGTTTATTGGAATGCGAGCTATGGGAAAAACGGTTCAGATCTAGTGCTTTCTGCCTTCGTGATGGGAGAAAAGGCGGAAACATTAAGTGCTTTGGGACAGGGAGCTATTTCGTTGCTCCTCTCTGAGTTGGACGCCATTTACAACGGTCAGGCTACTAGTTCCTTTGTTGATGGACTTATCCAAGATTGGTCGCAGGAACCTTACATCCGAGGCGCCTATTCGTACAGCTCGCTTGGTATAGGAAACCAACGTTCCGTTCTAGCGGAAAGCGTGAACAACCGCGTCCATTTTGCCGGAGAAGCAACCGCAACCAATGGCCATTTTCAGACCGTGCAAGGCGCGTTGGAAAGTGGCGAACGGGAGTTTTTGGCGATGCTGGAGTCTGTGCAATAGCCCTATCTGACCACCAATTTCTTCGTCAACTGTCCTTTCTCAGAATTTATTTGAATAGAATAAATTCCCGCTGACAATCCATCTCTGAAATCGGGCAAAGAGGTCTGAGAAGAAACGCTTTGCAA contains:
- a CDS encoding FAD-dependent oxidoreductase codes for the protein MKRRSFIKQSALGASAGILFPHLLSGCKKDELGDFPEGFKIIVVGAGAAGLYAAKKMKEHGAEVVILEASNRIGGRIRKNDDFADFPIDLGAEWIHGKKSLSHQLATDAGFDFFEDEGEEAFWVNGQINANYSSAILENIVGILDGDVAYNGPDISVLQYAQQQGISNSDLGILEYIAGEFGTSADRLSLLYTQREEEAWSSGNKDFKFKRSYFDLINEVVAASVIDDVMLNSPVTQVDYSGDKAIVTIANGDTFEADRILITASVAVLKTGSIGFTPALPQSKLHAIQSIGMDAGMKVLLKFNQNFWNGTSLIGAENSPVYWNASYGKNGSDLVLSAFVMGEKAETLSALGQGAISLLLSELDAIYNGQATSSFVDGLIQDWSQEPYIRGAYSYSSLGIGNQRSVLAESVNNRVHFAGEATATNGHFQTVQGALESGEREFLAMLESVQ